The Ruminococcaceae bacterium R-25 DNA segment AACGAGACAGATAACTATTGCAATGATGTAATAAGCGAGGATCGCTTTTTCAAAATTCTTAACGTTCCTGTTACGTCCTGCGAGCGAGAGAATGATAGTTGCGATAAAACCGATTACCGGAATGCAGCTTAAGAATGCGAGCCAGAAATACTTGGAAGTAGATACAGGTCTGTACTGCGGAGGGCAAGCGTCAACTAATGCCTGTTCTGCAGCCTTCTTCTGTCTCTTCTTTTCGAGCTTGGCTTCAGCCTTTTCCTTGGCTATTCTTTCCTTTTCTGCCTGCTTTTCAGCCTGGGCCTGCTTTTTTGCAGCTTCCTTGGCAGCCTGTTCTTCTGCCTTCTTAGCTTCCTTGGCAGCCTGCTCTTCAGCTTTCTTTGCTGCCTTTGCAGCTGCTTCAGCTTCTTTTGCTGCGGTTGCTGTCACTGCAGTAGCTGCAGCTGCTGTTGCTTCTGAAACGTCCTTTGCAGCCTCAGCTGCCTTTTCCTCAACAACAGAAGCCTCTTTGGTAATGGCTTCTTCAACCTTATCAACTGCTTCGCTGATCTCGGGTTCCATCTTCTTATCTAAATCTTCTGCCATGTGAAAGCCCCCTCCTTATTCGTAATAAATTGATTATATCACGCAATCGAGCAACTTGCTTGCAAGGGTTGAGAGATAAGTGATATATGGAGCGAAGCGGAATATATCACGCAATCGGGCAACTTGCTTGCAAGGGTTGAGAGATAAGTGATATGAAAGACCCGCAAATGCCGTTATTTTACATACCAGCGATGTCTTATCCTGTATGCCTTGAGCACTCTGATAAGGCCGTCTACGATAGCAAGAACACCCACGATTATCATATATACGGCGAGCGTGTTTTCGGGCGCGAAAAGAATGTAGATTCCGCTCACCGCCCAGATGGCGCTCATGATAATAAGCGTTATTACAAACGGCTTGTTGTGTGTCTTTTTCGCTCTGGCAAAACAGTTATATGCGCAAGCGAAAAGAAGGGCCGCAAAGATGCCGCTCGCCATTACAAAGAATGCGCCTTCTTTAACGAAAGTGATTACAGTCGTTGCAAGGAGCGCGGATGCTACAGTCGCATCGACCAGATGGGGTTGGAAATTCCAATTATCTTTCTTCATTTTCTTAACGCACAAAACGATCGATATGATCGTCGCGGCACAGAGCAGGATCGATACAAACAGGAACATGAACGCTTCAGGAATAAGGAAGATCACGAGTCCTGCAAGTATCATGGCAAGACCTTTTGCAAGGTCTGATTTTCTGAACTGACGGACCAATCCTGTTTTAGCCACCTTCTTGCCGGCGCCGTCCAAAAGAAGCTGGTCTGGCAGAGAAGCAGCGGCGATCCTGAAACCTTCGTCATCGCCCATTACAACATTTAAGACACGCTCCCAGGCTTTAGTTCCCTGCGCCGAGAACTGCTCTACCGTAAGCGTTCCGTCATCGCTCATCGCATCAAAGAGTGCATTTATAAATCTTTTTCTCTCATCGATATCAACGGAATATATCCACTTATCAAAACCTGTGTTGATCTTTTCCGCAATAGGATCCAGGCCTTCCGGCGCGAGCATGATATCGCCGTGGTCAATAAGCCATGAACAGAGCTCGTGCTGGTCACCCATCTGCTTGTCGCTCTTGATGACATGGCTGTCGTCGACCTTTGGCGCGAAAACATTTCCTACTACGGAAAACTGCGGAATGATCCTCGTTGTCTTGGGATTTGCCCTTTTGATAAGGTCTTCTTTTAATACTTCAGGACAGAATCCCGGCCCGTCATTTGTATAGATGTGCTCTACCCTGTTGAATAATTCGTCAGGCAGAACAGCGGCTGAATAGATAGCGAGGTTTCCGCCCTTTGAGTGGCCGCCCGTCATGATCGTATCAAAAGTCTCAAGACTCTTTTTTACATAGTCTGCAGCCATTTTCTGGGAAGATGTGAGCATGAAGCTCATCATGAAGTCTTCTTTCCATCCTGCGATCGTGCTGTCGGTTCCGCGGAAGCCTACATATGCCCATCCGCCTTTGGGATCAGGCGAAAAAGTCATTGCGGAAAACTGGATGGAATCTTCTTCGTTGAAAACGTCAGAAAACGAAGAAATATAGAGGTTTCCGAACCTTTTTGAGTTTGCGCAGGCCTTGACGAGATTAGTAAATCTTATGCTGTCGTCCGGAGCCATTTTGCGGATAGAAATGCCGTGGGCTGTTAAATATCCCACGGCATCTTTAATAGTCATTGCGCCATCTCCGGAATAGAGTTCCGGAATGTCTTTAAGATCGAGATAAGCCAACTGACTGAGCACTATATTATCGACTCTTGTAAAGGGTCTTCCTTCAAAGTCGATAGCGCCATACCAGCGCACATAGTCAGTAATGTTATCCATCAGGTGCCAGCCTTTATTTCTTTCCGATAGAGTAGTATACCACTCCGTTTTCAAGGCCGCCCTGCTTAAGGAGTCCCATCTCCTCAACGGTTACGAGCTGGAAGCCGGCATTTACGAGTGCAGGAACGATCTTCTTAGTAGCCTGAGCCGTAGACTCATAGAGGTCGTGCATGAGAACGATATCACCGTCTTTTACCTTGCCGATAACACGGTTGCAGACCTTCTCGGCATTTCTGCTCTTCCAGTCTTCTGTATCAATACTCCAAAGAATGATCGGCATACCGGCCGCTTTCTTGACTTTGTCATTACAGCTGCCTCCCGGTGGTCTTAAACAAGTTGTCTTTCTTCCGGTCACCCTAAGAAGCTCGTCATCTGTTTTCTGGAGCTTCTCCTTGATCTGTTCCTCGGTTAATTTTGTAAGCGTGTTATGGCCGTATGTGTGATTGCCGAGTTCGTAATTAAGTTCACCTTCGCGTTTTGCATGCTCCTCGTTCCATGAAACTCTGTCGCCGACGATAAAGAATGTTGCCTTGCCGCCGTACTGTTCGAAAACGTCGATGATCTGGCTGGTGTATTTTGACGGGCCGTCATCGTATGTAAGAGCGACCATCGGCTTGCTTCCGTCTACTTCACGTGTAACCTTGCCGTCATCACCGAAATAGTAGAGGTGGTTATCTGCCATGGCTCTCTTGTTGCGGATCATCATGCCGCCAATAAAGCCGTATTTGCCGTCTGGTTTTTCGACGATACCGTCAAGGCCTTCGCCTGTATCTTCATTGAAATAGTATTTCTCGCCTTCATAATCGACCCAGCCCTTTGTCATAAGGCCTGACTCTTCGTCAAAGAAATACTGCTTGCCTTCGATTGCCTTAAGGCCCGAAGCAACGATAGACGTATCGGGATCGGCATAATATGTACCTGCTTCGAGATTAAAAAGGCCCTTAGCTGCCTTTCCGCTCTCTGTTTCAAAGTAATACTTCTTGCCGCTTAATTCCTGCCATCCGGTAAGCATCTCACCGGTTTCTTCATTGAAATAGTAGGTGTCGCCCTTGTCATGGAGCCAGCCCTTCTTCATTATGCCTGTATCAGGGCTGTAATACCTTTTCGCACCCTTAACATCCTGGAAACCGGTCATCATGACACCATCGCTGCCAAAGAGGTAGAGGTTTCCGGAAATCTCGGTCTCACCCTTTGCCATTATGTGAGTCTCTTCATCGAAATATCTGATCTTGCCATCTTCAGGGATCTCCCTGAATCCGACATATTCATCGCCGAGATCATCGTAGTAATATGTGGCGTCGCCGGAAAATACCCATCCTCTGTTAGCTCCTGAACGGACATCACAAAGGGATGCCACGAAGCTAAGCACCGTGGTAATGATAGCTAATACAAAAACAGTAAGACACTGTTTTCCCATAAGTGATCTCCTTTTCGTGACCAGTAAATCCTAAATTTTAGTTTATCACGCTGAAAGAGTCTTAGTGAAACAATTGTGTTACAGAATATCTTTTATCAGATTCCCCTGGCGCTCTTAAGAAGGGCCTTTAAGAGCAGATATCTGTTGTATTTTTCTTCTTTTCTGAAATGGACTTCGCGCATCTGGCGGTGCTTGTCATCGTAAACCAGGCTGTCCCTCTCATCACCAAACTGGGCTATCGTCAGATCATACTGCTTACCGTCTATAACATTATAACAATGGAAATTTCCGTCAGGTCTCTTGATCCCGTATACTTCGCCTCCGAAAATATCCTGAACAAGGAAAGCCGTGATGGAACACTGGCCCAAAGTTCTGTTCTCAGGACTCCATTTGGACTGCATCCTGGGAGCACATGTCGCTTCGCGCCAGACTTCCTCATACAAAACCTTATAAAGATCCGAAAGTGAATCAAGCTTGTATCCGCAGTCTGCTAACGGCTTTACATCCCCTGCTGTTTCATGTCCTAAAAAGTCCGGTTCCATTTTTTATCCCCTTATTATCTACTATTATCCCTTGTCTGAATTTTGGATGTAATTATACAAAAAATCTCGTCAAATGATAGGCAATTTATCCGCAGAATTTATTCAGTGTAAATTCAGTGCGCGAAACGGGTGTCTTTACGCACTGTTTTTACACTCGACTTGATTGATGAAGGCGGCACTGAGTTTGAATGAAGTGAACCACCTTTTATATTCGGAGAAGTGTATCGAAAATCCCTGTTTTTAATGTATTTTCGATACAAGCAAGTTCACTCATGTATCGAAAACTCCTGCTTTTTATGTATTTTCGATACAAAAACGCGAATTTGTATCGAAACGGGGGCTTTTTTCGAGGTTTTCGATACACCAAAGTGTGATGCTGTATCGAAAACGGTTTGCTTTTCGAGGTTTTCGATACAAAAGTGCGATTCTATATCCAAACTGTATTTTTCGAGGGCGAAAACAGGGGCGAAAGCTTAAAAGCCCAAAAAAGAGGCTGCCAGACGGCAGCCTCCGTGTATATCAATTGTAAGGGAGAATCAATATTCGGGTTCGAGCAAGCCGTAGCCGCCGTCATATCTCTTATAAACAACGCAGACAGAATTTGTATCGCTGTCAAGGTATACGAAGAAGTCGTGACCGAGCATCTCGAGCTGAAGGATGGCATCCTCAGATGTCATGGGTCTTAATGCAAACTGCTTGCGCTTTGTGATCTTCTCGTCCTTTTCGTCGACGAAGTCGAAATCAGCTCCACCGTCATCCTCGAGATAATTAACGATTCCCGGGAAATCCTTCTTTCTCTTAAGGAATTTGGTCTTTTGTCTTCTGATCTGAGATTCGAGCTTGTCAACTGTTCTGTCAACTGCTGTCAGGATATCCTCATCAACTGCCTCAGCTCTTAAGATCCTGCCGTCGAACTTCATTGTAATTTCGACTACCATATCGGATCCTTCAGGTCTGATTCTGACATTGAGTGTGCCTTCATCACCGAAGTACTTGTCGAACTTCGACATCTTAGAAGCGATCTTCTCCTCAAGTCTTGTACCGATGCGAATTCCGTTTCCCTGTGTAGTGATCTTCATAAAATCACTCCCTTCCGTTTGAAGTTTCAAAAGGCTTTGACCTTTGATTAAATTATAAACGATTGAGGGAGCGAATTTAATTAAATTTGTATTAATTTGAAATATCAGTCTTCGTGTTCAGACCAGATATTCGTACCGCCTCTGTCTAACGCGACAAGTCCTGTACGGCACATTTCGATGATCTCGAATTTCTTCATATATTCTATGAAGGCATCTATCTTCTGGCTGTCGCCGGTAGCTTCGATACTGATAGCTTCATCCGTGAAGTCGATGATCTTCGTCCTGAAGATATTTGTGGCTTCCACGATGTCCGCGTGCTGCTGCTCAGTATTTCTGACCTTTATCAGAAGGAGCTCGCGCTTGATACAGTCTTCTGTCGAAAGGACTATAACCTTCTTAACGTTATAGAGCTTACGGAGCTGCGAGACTACCTGGTCCTTATCGTTCTTTTCGGCGGTAAGCGTGATCGTGATTCTGGAATACTCGGGAGATTCAGTCTCACCTACCGTAAGAGAGTCGATGTTATAACCTCTTCTCGTAAACATTGCTGTTACACGCGAGAGGACACCATACTGGTTATCAACGTAGATGGCAATGATTATCTTATTTCTCGGCATCGCTGATATCCTCCCTTCTTAAGATAAGGTTATTGAATGTTCCGCCGGGTTTTAACATCGGAAGAACGAGGCTGTCTGTCTTGATCGTAAGATCGATTATCGAAGGACCCTTTACTTTATACGCTTTCTTGAAAGCTTCTTCGAAAGACTTCTTGTCCGTTGCCTTAAAACCCTTAGCACCAAATGCCTGTGCGAGCTTTACGAAATCAGTCTTGCGGTCTAATGTCGTATTGGAATACCTTCCGTCGAAAAATACCTTCTGCCACTGTCTTACCATACCAAGTGCATGGTTGTTGAAGATAACGATCGTAACAGGGATATTGTAAGTTACAGCTGTTGCGAGTTCGTTAAGGCACATGCCAAAGCTGCCGTCACCTGTGATAAGAACACTTCTGGTATTAGTTCCTATAGAGCTTCCGATAGCGGCGCCTAAGCCGAATCCCATGGTTCCAAGGCCGCCTGATGTGATCCATGTTCTCTTGTTCCTGAACTTGAAGAACTGCGCTGTCCAGCACTGGTGCTGGCCTACATCAGTTACAAGTCTCGTATCAGGCTTGATGTTATCCGAAATGATATTGATCGCATCTCTAGGCAGGAAAGGAAGGCCTTCATAAGCGTCAGCCTCTCTTTGCTTAAGCTGCTCTACTTTCTTGATCCATTCTGTATTCTTGCGCTGCGGAGCAGCCTTGATAAGGCGGTCAACGAAGTCTTTGATATCACAGCAGATACCAAGATCGACAGGAACGTTCTTGCCTATTTCGGCACGGTCACAGTCGACATGGATCTTTGTTGCAGACAAAGAAAACTTCTCGGTCTTTCCCGTTGCCCTGTCAGAGAATCTGACACCAAGAGCGATTATCAGGTCTGCCTTGGCAAGAGCTACGGAAGAAGCATATCTTCCGTGCATTCCCTGCATGCCCAAAAATCTCGGTGAATCCGATGGGATCTCTGAAAGGCCCATCATGGAGCAGCCGATTACCGCATCGAGCTTATCAGCAAGCTTTACGATATCTTCTCCTATTGAAGTCCTTACAGCACCGCCGCCGAAATAAATATAAGGTCTCTTGGCTTCCTTGATGAGCTTGACTGCTTTTTGGATGTCTTCGTCATCACAACAGGGAATCGGATCAGGCTTTTTAACAGGCTGCTTCTTAAATTCGAAAACAGCTTCCTGGACATCCTTCGGAATATCGATAAGGACAGGACCGGGTCTTCCCGACTGGGCGAGCTCAAATGCTGTCCTTACAACGTCTGCGAGCTTTGAAACCTTATGTACAAAGAAGTTGTGCTTTGTAATAGGGAGCGTGATGCCCGTGATATCGATCTCCTGGAAAGAGTCTCGTCCGATCATGGAATTTCTTACGTTTCCCGTGATCGCAACGAGAGGGATAGAGTCCAGATAAGCCGTAGCGATTCCTGTAACAAGATTGGTCGCACCGGGACCGGATGTCGCAATTACGACACCTGTCTTTCCGGTGGCTCTCGCATAACCGTCAGCACTGTGAACGGCACCTTCCTCGTGAGCGGTCAGGATGTGATTGATCTTATCCTGTTTGTCGTAGAGCTTGTCATAGATATCTACGACCATTCCGCCCGGGAAGCCGAACACGGTATCAACACCTTGTTCGATCAAGGTCTCGACTAATATCTGTGCTCCGGTCATCTTCATCTTGTTCTACCTCGTAAACGGCTGTTTCAAAAGCTTAGCTTAATACCTGGCAAGCAGAGATAGCCATGGTCTTTCCGTCCTTGTCGACAACCTTGATAATGTAGTAGCCGGGCTTGATATCCTTGTCTAATTCGAAGGAGATAACATATTTATCGCCTTCTTTTCTTACTTTCGACTTGCCGGTCTTAACAGCGCTGGAAAATTCTTTCTGCGAGAACATATTGTCTTCGCTGTAGTAATAACCAAACGTGAATTCATCGTCACAAGCATCTTTTACGTAGAATTCCAGAGAGATATTCTTTGTATCCTTGTAGTAAACGGAGTCCGACTTGATCTTATTGTTTGAAGATACCCAATCACATTCAACACCACTGAAGATGGAAGTTGAATCATAAGTAACTACTGAGCCGATCATAGTTGAAGCATCGGTCGTACCCTTATCGTACTGGCTGTCCTTGCCTCTCTTTACATCGATCTCAGAAGCAGGCTTACCTTCTCTGAGCTGTACTCTGTAATCGTTGTTGTAAACGTCATAGATATCGAATCCTACATAACCCTTAACGTCGGAGTAATCAACGTTGGAATATCTGTAGAGGCTTACGGCTTCAGAATAAGTTACGGACTTGCCCTTGCCGAGCTTTTCGTAATTCATTGCCTTTGTTGCCGTGTCATAGTATTCGCGTACGAAAACGATCTTGTCTGTATCCGTAAACTGCATACCCTGGTTTGCATCGAACTTGTCTTCGAGGATATCTGCCCAGTAGTAACCGATGATCTCGCCGTTAGGATTGTCAGAGCTTGATGCGATAACAACATATGCTGTCTTGTCGTTGATCAATGCTTCTGCTGCAAGATACTTCTTCCATGAACCGTCATCTGCCTTTTCGTACTTGAGGCATTCGCAGGTTACGAATCCGAAGTCAGTGAAGAATACCCACTTTGTCGGGTTTTCGAGAATGATGTAGTTATTCTCGTCGACATCATACTGGTAGTCGGAACCGAGATAGTAGATCTTGCTCTTATCATCAGGGAAAACATAAGCGAGCGTTACCTTAACGTCACGGATGATCTTCCAGTCGTCTTCAGTGAGCTTGATAGCTTCGTAGCCGCCCATGCTTACAACATTATTGGAAATGTCATAGACATTACCGGACTTGATATCATTAGCGTCAGCCGGCTTGATATACCAATCGCCTGCAGCGCTTGTCTTATTAAGGATATAGAGTTCCTTACTTACGAACTTATCGTAGAAGAGAATTGTTGAATCGTGGTAACCAAGAGTCTTGAATGTGATTCTTGCCTCGTTGTAATACTCGGGATAGAGGTAAGGTGCATATGTTGTCATGCCGTGAGCATATGTATAGGAGTTATTGCTCTCGGTGAAAACGCAGTTACCTACTTCGTTAACGAGCTTACTTGCTGCCTGCTCGATATCCTTGTCACCGCAGTTGATGTACTTGCTCGCAAGTGTCGTAAGGTCAACAGAGTCTGTGGATTCGAAAGAACCGCATGCTTCTCTGAGCTGAACGTATTCAGCAAATCCGTTGCCGTCGAAAACTCGCTTGTCCAATGCGGCAATGAATTTCTCGTAAGCTTCGAGCAAGTTGTTTATGTTGCTTGTATCGATAGCAGACATACATGTATCGATACCATAGTATCCGGTAGCATTCTGCGTAGCTTCGATATTCTTCATGTAATCTCTTACGATGAACTCGCTGTAGTCTTTTGCAGAACCGTTGAAATCGTCTTTGCCGATGAAATTTAAGAAGTTGGTGTAGTTGATACCTACATCATAGTAAGCGCTTCCCCATGTAGGGCTCTCAGCTGCAACGATGTATTCTGTATAAGGATCCAATGCCTTTGCTACTTCCAAAGAACCCATGAGACATGCGTTAAAGATAACTGTCTCAAACTGGATATCTGCATTCTTGATAGCATCAGCGATCTCGATCTCTGTGAGCTTACCGTCGTGGAGCTCATCAGAACCGAATCCCAAAGGAACTCCGCCGCCGTGATCCCAGAGAACGAGGATATAGTGCTCAGCAGGATAATTCTCTTTTGCGAACTTTACGAAGTCCTGCAGAGACTGCTGCTCAACCATGCTTACATCACCTAAATTGGCGAGTTCTTTAATATTTCCGTTCTGGATAGCGAAACGCTGGCACTGGCCGTCCTGCATGTAGGAGTTCTGGAAATCCTTGCATCCACCCGTCTGAAGAACGATATTTACGTTCTTGCTGGGTGTTGCAGCGAGCATTTCCTTAACGTCTGCAGAAAGGTTCGAACCCTTTGACTCAAGGTCTGTTCCGATCGCATAGATCATAACTGTTCTTGCGGGAAGTTCAGCTACGGACTCTGTAGGGTCAGTCTCAGTCTCTACTACCTTTGTTTTCTTTGTATGTGTAGGTTCAGGAATCGCACTTCTTACTGCGAAAACGATACCTACGATGATGCCTACGAGAAGCACAACTCCTGCTGCGGAAAGACCGATGATAAGTCCGACCTTGCTC contains these protein-coding regions:
- a CDS encoding putative sigma-54 modulation protein, which produces MKITTQGNGIRIGTRLEEKIASKMSKFDKYFGDEGTLNVRIRPEGSDMVVEITMKFDGRILRAEAVDEDILTAVDRTVDKLESQIRRQKTKFLKRKKDFPGIVNYLEDDGGADFDFVDEKDEKITKRKQFALRPMTSEDAILQLEMLGHDFFVYLDSDTNSVCVVYKRYDGGYGLLEPEY
- a CDS encoding acetolactate synthase small subunit — its product is MPRNKIIIAIYVDNQYGVLSRVTAMFTRRGYNIDSLTVGETESPEYSRITITLTAEKNDKDQVVSQLRKLYNVKKVIVLSTEDCIKRELLLIKVRNTEQQHADIVEATNIFRTKIIDFTDEAISIEATGDSQKIDAFIEYMKKFEIIEMCRTGLVALDRGGTNIWSEHED
- a CDS encoding uncharacterized membrane protein HdeD (DUF308 family), producing MDNITDYVRWYGAIDFEGRPFTRVDNIVLSQLAYLDLKDIPELYSGDGAMTIKDAVGYLTAHGISIRKMAPDDSIRFTNLVKACANSKRFGNLYISSFSDVFNEEDSIQFSAMTFSPDPKGGWAYVGFRGTDSTIAGWKEDFMMSFMLTSSQKMAADYVKKSLETFDTIMTGGHSKGGNLAIYSAAVLPDELFNRVEHIYTNDGPGFCPEVLKEDLIKRANPKTTRIIPQFSVVGNVFAPKVDDSHVIKSDKQMGDQHELCSWLIDHGDIMLAPEGLDPIAEKINTGFDKWIYSVDIDERKRFINALFDAMSDDGTLTVEQFSAQGTKAWERVLNVVMGDDEGFRIAAASLPDQLLLDGAGKKVAKTGLVRQFRKSDLAKGLAMILAGLVIFLIPEAFMFLFVSILLCAATIISIVLCVKKMKKDNWNFQPHLVDATVASALLATTVITFVKEGAFFVMASGIFAALLFACAYNCFARAKKTHNKPFVITLIIMSAIWAVSGIYILFAPENTLAVYMIIVGVLAIVDGLIRVLKAYRIRHRWYVK
- a CDS encoding zinc ribbon protein, with product MHCPNCGKELVNNQKFCGGCGTDVSALWQQAAPAPVAPAPVEAAPAPAAPAPVEAAPAPVAPVAPASAPAPAPAPAPVSAPISAAPASAPAPAPAAPAPAQTESAFGPIGTPMPEAPAPAAQTTAEPPKKKKSKVGLIIGLSAAGVVLLVGIIVGIVFAVRSAIPEPTHTKKTKVVETETDPTESVAELPARTVMIYAIGTDLESKGSNLSADVKEMLAATPSKNVNIVLQTGGCKDFQNSYMQDGQCQRFAIQNGNIKELANLGDVSMVEQQSLQDFVKFAKENYPAEHYILVLWDHGGGVPLGFGSDELHDGKLTEIEIADAIKNADIQFETVIFNACLMGSLEVAKALDPYTEYIVAAESPTWGSAYYDVGINYTNFLNFIGKDDFNGSAKDYSEFIVRDYMKNIEATQNATGYYGIDTCMSAIDTSNINNLLEAYEKFIAALDKRVFDGNGFAEYVQLREACGSFESTDSVDLTTLASKYINCGDKDIEQAASKLVNEVGNCVFTESNNSYTYAHGMTTYAPYLYPEYYNEARITFKTLGYHDSTILFYDKFVSKELYILNKTSAAGDWYIKPADANDIKSGNVYDISNNVVSMGGYEAIKLTEDDWKIIRDVKVTLAYVFPDDKSKIYYLGSDYQYDVDENNYIILENPTKWVFFTDFGFVTCECLKYEKADDGSWKKYLAAEALINDKTAYVVIASSSDNPNGEIIGYYWADILEDKFDANQGMQFTDTDKIVFVREYYDTATKAMNYEKLGKGKSVTYSEAVSLYRYSNVDYSDVKGYVGFDIYDVYNNDYRVQLREGKPASEIDVKRGKDSQYDKGTTDASTMIGSVVTYDSTSIFSGVECDWVSSNNKIKSDSVYYKDTKNISLEFYVKDACDDEFTFGYYYSEDNMFSQKEFSSAVKTGKSKVRKEGDKYVISFELDKDIKPGYYIIKVVDKDGKTMAISACQVLS
- a CDS encoding peptidoglycan/xylan/chitin deacetylase (PgdA/CDA1 family), which codes for MGKQCLTVFVLAIITTVLSFVASLCDVRSGANRGWVFSGDATYYYDDLGDEYVGFREIPEDGKIRYFDEETHIMAKGETEISGNLYLFGSDGVMMTGFQDVKGAKRYYSPDTGIMKKGWLHDKGDTYYFNEETGEMLTGWQELSGKKYYFETESGKAAKGLFNLEAGTYYADPDTSIVASGLKAIEGKQYFFDEESGLMTKGWVDYEGEKYYFNEDTGEGLDGIVEKPDGKYGFIGGMMIRNKRAMADNHLYYFGDDGKVTREVDGSKPMVALTYDDGPSKYTSQIIDVFEQYGGKATFFIVGDRVSWNEEHAKREGELNYELGNHTYGHNTLTKLTEEQIKEKLQKTDDELLRVTGRKTTCLRPPGGSCNDKVKKAAGMPIILWSIDTEDWKSRNAEKVCNRVIGKVKDGDIVLMHDLYESTAQATKKIVPALVNAGFQLVTVEEMGLLKQGGLENGVVYYSIGKK
- a CDS encoding acetolactate synthase large subunit, producing the protein MKMTGAQILVETLIEQGVDTVFGFPGGMVVDIYDKLYDKQDKINHILTAHEEGAVHSADGYARATGKTGVVIATSGPGATNLVTGIATAYLDSIPLVAITGNVRNSMIGRDSFQEIDITGITLPITKHNFFVHKVSKLADVVRTAFELAQSGRPGPVLIDIPKDVQEAVFEFKKQPVKKPDPIPCCDDEDIQKAVKLIKEAKRPYIYFGGGAVRTSIGEDIVKLADKLDAVIGCSMMGLSEIPSDSPRFLGMQGMHGRYASSVALAKADLIIALGVRFSDRATGKTEKFSLSATKIHVDCDRAEIGKNVPVDLGICCDIKDFVDRLIKAAPQRKNTEWIKKVEQLKQREADAYEGLPFLPRDAINIISDNIKPDTRLVTDVGQHQCWTAQFFKFRNKRTWITSGGLGTMGFGLGAAIGSSIGTNTRSVLITGDGSFGMCLNELATAVTYNIPVTIVIFNNHALGMVRQWQKVFFDGRYSNTTLDRKTDFVKLAQAFGAKGFKATDKKSFEEAFKKAYKVKGPSIIDLTIKTDSLVLPMLKPGGTFNNLILRREDISDAEK